The region TACTTCTCTTGGAATGCCTTGAAATTTAACTCATAAAGGACCGCTTCTCGAAACTCCTCTGAAGAGTGAACGATTGTCATGCTAAAACCTCGCTGTCAAAAAAACTGATTTTAATTAAGTATAACATACTACAAAAGTCATTTTCAAAATGTATCTTTAAATGATTGAATTCGATAAAATAATTGACTTTTTGTCTCTAAATGAGTTAAAATCTAATTATAAAAAATTAAATAATGAACTAGAACAAACGACACATGTAGTGCTTTGCACGTAAATCTGATTACGGTACAAGGTGACTTCGTGTGTCTTTTTTTGCGTTCTTTTATGAAAAGAAAGGAAAGATACTATGCCAAAAACAAAAATTCAAAAATTATTCTTTGCTGTACTAACTGTTTTTATTACAGTTCATTTATTCGTCTTTTATAACGTAGCCATTGAAATGGGAGGAATGTCAAATCAAGTCTTTGTTACTTCTTTAAAAATCGTTCCGATTGAATTCATCTTCGCCTTACTTATTGAAATATTTATTGCAGGTCCTCTTTCAGAAAAACTTGCTTTTAGTATGATTGATTTCAAAAAAGATAGCCAAGTGATTATTACAACCGTATTTATTTGCTCGACTATTGTCTTCATGTGTCCTTTAATGTCATTAGTTTCAACTATTTTATTCCACGGTTTCACAAGCGAACTAATTGCTACTTGGTTCCAAAATATTGTGATTAACTTACCCTTTGCTTTCTTTACTCAAATTTTCTTTGTTCAACCCTTTGTTAGATATATTTTCCGATTTGTCTTTAAACACCAGTTAGATAATGAAAAACAGTACGATACAAATGAAATTGAAGTCGCTTAAGATGAAAAAGTTATCCTCCTAATTGAGGATAACTTTTTTTCTAATACTAAAATATGACATCCAAACGGAATAAAGGGGGGATGATTGACATAAAATAAAGAGAATTCACAATTAAATAGTATTAAGCATGATGAAACGTGCTTATTCAAACCATCATTAAAACGTAGAGGTTGCGAAGGCTTAAGAGTACTAATAACGAGGTAAGCGCGATGACTTATTGGGAAAGGAAGATTCGCCGAAGAGATTAACTGACGCTTTAAGGTTAATTCTCTGGGGGTGCATAAAAGATATGCATCACTGTCACAAAAATCACTTTGTGGTGTGCTACATTTGAGGATATCCCAACCGATTTTTCGGTATATTAAAGGCCCCTTGAATGTATTCGAGGGGCTTTTTTAGTGCCTTATCAAAATGAAAAAAGGAGTCTAGGATGAAACTACATGGAACAATGAACATTGAAAATCAACAATTATTTATTGGAGGGGTAAGTTGTCAAACATTGGTTAACACTTATCAAACACCACTTTATGTCTTTGACGAAGCACTACTTAGACAAAATTGCAAAGATTATAGGAAGCATTTTAAAGTTGAGGAGCGAGGGAATCGTGTGGCTTATGCCGGAAAAGCTTTCTTGCCACTTTACATGTGTCACCTGATTAAAGAAGAGGGGCTTTATCTTGATGTTGTATCTGGTGGTGAACTGTATACTGCTTATAAAGCTGATTTTCCAATGGATCATGTTTTGTTTCATGGTAATAATAAGACATTTGATGAAATCAACATGGGCTTAGAGTATGGTGTCGGTGTTTTTGTAGTTGATAATTACTATGAACTAGAGACGCTAAATACAATGTGTCATAAACGTGGTAAACAACAAAATGTTTATTTAAGAATTACACCTGGTATCGAAGCACATACACACGACTACATTAAAACAGGACAAATCGATTCGAAATTTGGATTCACCTTATCGAATGGGGACTTACAAAGATGTCTTGAAGTGTTTCATAAGTATGAGCATTTAAATTTAATTGGTTTGCATGCGCACATTGGATCACAAATTTTTGATGTGAATCCCTTTTTAGATGAAGTTGAGATTATGATGACACTCGTAAAAGATATTAAAGAGCAATTTGGATTTGAGATTACTGATGTTGATTTAGGTGGAGGAGTCGGCGTTTATTACACAGAGAAGGATGCACCTAAATCGATTGCACAGTTTTGTGAGGCAATTTTAACAAAAGCCCAGACGGTTTGCGAAACTTTACAAATAGATATTCCAAGATTGATTATTGAACCAGGGCGCTCAATTGTTGCCAATGCAGGAAGTACTTTATATACGGTTGGGTCAATGAAAGATATTAAAGATGTTAGAACTTATGTTAGTGTCGATGGAGGAATGACAGATAATATTAGGCCTTCTTTATATCAAGCGGTTTATGAATGTGCCATTGCAAATTGGATGGAATCAGGAAACGAGCGTCATGTTACGATTGCCGGAAAATGTTGCGAAAGTGGGGATATCTTAATAACTGACGTTGACGTAAATAAGATTGAAAGTGGGGACATTTTGATTATCACCTCAACAGGTGCTTATGGTTATTCCATGTCCTCAAATTATAATAAAATTCCAAAAGCAGCAGTTGTTGCTGTGAAAGATGGTGAGGCTCAATTAATTTGTCGTCGTCAAACATATGAAGAACTTCTATCACTAGAAGTTTAAAGAGGTAAACAGGAGGGGAATTAAATGGGGATTTTAGTGCATAAATATGGCGGCACATCAGTTGCAAGTACGGATAAAATCAAAAATATTGCTAAAAAAATAGTCGCTGAAAAAGAAAAGGGACATGATCTGGTCGTTGTTGTTTCAGCCATGGGAAAAACCACAGATGATTTGATTGAATTATCAAAAAAAATATCAACTAATCCTGATAAACGAGATCTTGATATGCTCTTATCAACGGGGGAACAAGTATCCATTTCCTTATTATCGATGGCGCTTAAAGAATACGGTGTGGATGCAATTTGTTTAACCGGATTTCAGGCTGGTATCAAAACCCAAGGTCCTCATACAAAAAATAAAATCATTGATATCGACATTGAAAAAGTAAAATCGTATTTAAAAGAAGGAAAAGTTGTCGTCGTCGCAGGATTTCAAGGTATGAATGAAAAAGGTGACATTACAACACTTGGTCGTGGGGGTTCCGATACAACAGCTGTCGCTTTAGCAGCCAAACTACGAGGAGGATGTCATATTTATACGGATGTCGATGGAATCTACTCTGTTGATCCGCGTCTATATAAAGAGGCAAAGAAATTAGATGATATTAGCTATGAAGAAATGATGGAAATGGCGAGTCTTGGAGCTGGAATCATGGAACCAAGAGCTGTTGAAATTGGTTGTAAATATCAAATTCCAATTTATGTAGCATCTAGTCAGCATGATATCACGGGGACAACAATTAGGGGAGTTGATCATAATATGGAGGAGAACGTCATTACAGGATTAAGTATCAGTGACGATGTGTTAATGGTGACTATCAGCAATCTTGAATTTAAGGTTGAAAATATTGCAATAGTTTTTGAAAAATTAGC is a window of Turicibacter sanguinis DNA encoding:
- a CDS encoding aspartate kinase translates to MGILVHKYGGTSVASTDKIKNIAKKIVAEKEKGHDLVVVVSAMGKTTDDLIELSKKISTNPDKRDLDMLLSTGEQVSISLLSMALKEYGVDAICLTGFQAGIKTQGPHTKNKIIDIDIEKVKSYLKEGKVVVVAGFQGMNEKGDITTLGRGGSDTTAVALAAKLRGGCHIYTDVDGIYSVDPRLYKEAKKLDDISYEEMMEMASLGAGIMEPRAVEIGCKYQIPIYVASSQHDITGTTIRGVDHNMEENVITGLSISDDVLMVTISNLEFKVENIAIVFEKLAEANINVDMISQTGPINGIVNLSFTASTDDYDVIKEVMQQLKKQYQEIDIELEDDITKVSVIGVGMLNQSGVTEKIFRILANHHISFRQVTTSEISISYTINKKDKATTVAVLAGELGL
- a CDS encoding DUF2798 domain-containing protein, whose amino-acid sequence is MPKTKIQKLFFAVLTVFITVHLFVFYNVAIEMGGMSNQVFVTSLKIVPIEFIFALLIEIFIAGPLSEKLAFSMIDFKKDSQVIITTVFICSTIVFMCPLMSLVSTILFHGFTSELIATWFQNIVINLPFAFFTQIFFVQPFVRYIFRFVFKHQLDNEKQYDTNEIEVA
- the lysA gene encoding diaminopimelate decarboxylase, which translates into the protein MKLHGTMNIENQQLFIGGVSCQTLVNTYQTPLYVFDEALLRQNCKDYRKHFKVEERGNRVAYAGKAFLPLYMCHLIKEEGLYLDVVSGGELYTAYKADFPMDHVLFHGNNKTFDEINMGLEYGVGVFVVDNYYELETLNTMCHKRGKQQNVYLRITPGIEAHTHDYIKTGQIDSKFGFTLSNGDLQRCLEVFHKYEHLNLIGLHAHIGSQIFDVNPFLDEVEIMMTLVKDIKEQFGFEITDVDLGGGVGVYYTEKDAPKSIAQFCEAILTKAQTVCETLQIDIPRLIIEPGRSIVANAGSTLYTVGSMKDIKDVRTYVSVDGGMTDNIRPSLYQAVYECAIANWMESGNERHVTIAGKCCESGDILITDVDVNKIESGDILIITSTGAYGYSMSSNYNKIPKAAVVAVKDGEAQLICRRQTYEELLSLEV